One stretch of Balneolaceae bacterium DNA includes these proteins:
- a CDS encoding glycosyltransferase family 1 protein, whose amino-acid sequence MKLIVDASNVFEGGGLTYLVELLRHGEPGEAGITEVELWAPEATLDRLPDRPWLDKRTHRRLNGGYLARLLWMRRVFPRRAAEADVVFVPSSGWYNCEKPVVTMCQNLLPLEMEEIEKFFRGGAWKSGLRLLLLRRRHLHAFRQADGVIYLNDYCRDKVGSLIAGEGRCLANTAVIPHGVHGQFRHRRESYEFNRPFELLYVSRVNFYKYQWVIAEAAARLHAEGLPLRLRLVGEPYNQSAEKLRETIRRFPVLEEMLTWDHRVPYGELPEVYRSADAYLYGSTCETFGMTLLEAMASGLPIACSDASSMRGMLQDGGIYYDARSVEACMEAIRRLYGDAHLRRRLGERAGELAASYRWEETAQKTFEYLAGFGRR is encoded by the coding sequence ATGAAGCTGATCGTCGACGCCTCCAATGTTTTCGAGGGAGGAGGACTCACCTACCTGGTGGAGCTGCTGCGCCACGGCGAGCCGGGGGAGGCCGGCATCACGGAGGTGGAACTCTGGGCCCCGGAGGCCACGCTGGACCGGCTGCCCGACCGCCCCTGGCTTGATAAACGCACCCACCGCCGGCTGAACGGGGGCTACCTGGCCCGCCTGCTCTGGATGCGCCGGGTCTTCCCCCGCCGGGCCGCGGAGGCCGATGTGGTCTTCGTGCCTTCCTCCGGCTGGTATAACTGCGAAAAGCCGGTGGTGACCATGTGCCAGAACCTGTTGCCGCTGGAGATGGAGGAGATTGAAAAATTTTTCCGCGGCGGCGCCTGGAAATCGGGGCTTCGTTTGCTGCTGCTGCGACGCCGCCACCTGCACGCCTTCCGGCAGGCAGACGGCGTGATCTACCTGAACGACTACTGCCGGGACAAGGTGGGCTCGCTGATTGCCGGGGAGGGCCGCTGCCTGGCCAACACCGCCGTCATCCCCCACGGGGTGCACGGGCAGTTCCGCCACCGGCGCGAGAGCTATGAATTCAACCGACCTTTCGAGCTGCTCTACGTCTCCCGCGTCAACTTCTACAAGTACCAGTGGGTGATCGCTGAAGCCGCCGCGCGCCTGCACGCGGAGGGACTCCCCCTGCGGCTGCGCCTGGTGGGGGAGCCCTACAACCAATCCGCCGAAAAGCTGCGGGAGACCATCCGCCGCTTCCCCGTGCTGGAGGAGATGCTGACCTGGGACCACCGGGTGCCCTACGGGGAGCTGCCGGAGGTGTACCGCTCGGCCGACGCCTACCTCTACGGCTCCACCTGCGAGACCTTCGGGATGACGCTGCTGGAGGCCATGGCCTCGGGACTGCCCATCGCCTGCTCCGACGCCAGCTCCATGCGGGGGATGCTGCAGGACGGCGGCATCTACTACGACGCCCGCTCGGTGGAGGCGTGCATGGAAGCCATCCGCCGGCTCTACGGCGACGCCCACCTGCGCCGCCGGCTGGGCGAACGGGCCGGCGAGCTGGCCGCCTCCTACCGCTGGGAGGAGACCGCGCAGAAGACCTTCGAATACCTGGCCGGATTCGGCCGCCGGTAA
- a CDS encoding polysaccharide deacetylase family protein encodes MDFCTTYREVKARKPGRGFGTRLRQQARGAALHLLYRVEKLRGLRENLRRPRVQFLYLHHVFADEEQSLRELLEFLARDHAFLSHSEAVERILEGRVDRPYISFSLDDGMKNNLRAGRIFREYGVRACFFLNPALVGETDGQTIKAHCEERLSFPPVEFLNWEQVAELQGMGHEIGSHSLRHRNLAGLSEGELREDLQRSREILLERTGEGGHFAFPYGRFHHFSERARRLVFETGHTSCATAEKGAHVNPPAHLAPRDLCIRRNQVKLDWDLGQILYFVSRDSRRASPENNLFPYR; translated from the coding sequence GTGGACTTCTGCACCACATACCGGGAGGTGAAGGCCCGCAAGCCAGGCAGAGGATTCGGAACCCGCCTGCGGCAGCAGGCCCGCGGCGCGGCCCTCCACCTGCTCTACCGCGTGGAGAAGCTGCGGGGCCTGCGGGAGAACCTGCGCCGCCCGCGCGTGCAGTTTCTCTACCTGCACCACGTCTTTGCCGACGAGGAGCAGTCCCTTAGGGAGCTGCTGGAATTCCTGGCCCGCGACCACGCCTTTCTCTCCCACAGCGAGGCGGTGGAGCGCATCCTGGAGGGGCGCGTGGACCGGCCCTATATCAGCTTCAGCCTGGACGACGGCATGAAGAACAATCTGCGCGCGGGACGCATCTTCCGGGAGTACGGCGTGCGCGCCTGCTTCTTCCTGAACCCGGCGCTCGTCGGGGAGACCGACGGCCAGACCATCAAAGCCCACTGCGAAGAGCGGCTCTCCTTTCCCCCGGTGGAATTTCTCAACTGGGAGCAGGTGGCCGAGCTGCAGGGCATGGGACACGAAATAGGCTCCCACAGCCTGCGCCACCGCAACCTGGCCGGGCTGTCGGAGGGCGAGCTGCGCGAGGACCTGCAGCGCTCCCGCGAGATCCTGCTGGAACGAACGGGGGAGGGCGGTCATTTTGCCTTTCCCTACGGGCGCTTTCATCACTTCAGCGAGCGGGCGCGCCGCCTCGTCTTCGAGACGGGCCACACCAGCTGCGCCACGGCCGAAAAGGGCGCGCACGTGAATCCCCCGGCCCACCTTGCCCCCCGCGATCTCTGCATTCGCCGCAACCAGGTGAAGCTGGATTGGGATCTCGGCCAAATTCTCTATTTTGTGTCCAGGGACTCGCGCAGGGCCTCTCCCGAAAACAATCTTTTCCCCTACCGATGA
- a CDS encoding MraY family glycosyltransferase: MIIRVARLKNFYDQPDFQRKLHNKMTPTLGGVAIFLAFFISFSISSFADLFPGFGYFAGALTILLFAGVKDDIIALAAGKKLMAQLTASGLLIFGSGLHIGSFHGVFGLGEIGYIPGVLLTLFTFIVVINSFNLIDGIDGLAGGIGILASVLFGAGFVMAGQVPLAVLSFVMAGALAGFLMHNFSPASIFMGDTGSMIVGFTLAVQAISFVHLAGTPGMTDLFGTAAPLIPVAILSLPLYDTLRVILKRFSRGVPFFKPGQDHVHHELLRMGFSHKESSLILYGGYALLTAAALLVLALPVNLFLGVLVGTCLLVYPTVGAKRRVVAALFNVDWTAFRASKMDRMDWAENGHSPARNGSSHRISTHTQKEHARKEMEEEEVFAA; encoded by the coding sequence GTGATCATTCGCGTCGCAAGGCTCAAGAATTTCTACGACCAGCCCGACTTCCAGCGGAAGCTTCACAACAAGATGACGCCCACCCTGGGCGGCGTGGCCATTTTCCTGGCCTTCTTCATCAGCTTTTCCATCAGCTCCTTCGCCGATCTCTTTCCCGGCTTCGGCTACTTCGCCGGCGCGCTCACCATTCTGCTCTTTGCGGGCGTGAAGGACGACATCATCGCCCTGGCCGCCGGAAAGAAGCTCATGGCCCAGCTTACCGCCTCCGGCCTGCTTATCTTCGGCAGCGGGCTGCACATCGGAAGTTTCCACGGGGTGTTCGGTCTGGGGGAGATCGGCTACATTCCGGGCGTGCTGCTGACCCTCTTTACCTTTATCGTGGTCATCAACTCCTTTAACCTGATCGACGGCATCGACGGGCTGGCCGGCGGCATCGGCATCCTGGCATCGGTGCTCTTCGGCGCAGGCTTTGTCATGGCCGGCCAGGTTCCCCTGGCGGTGCTCTCCTTTGTCATGGCAGGCGCGCTGGCAGGCTTCCTGATGCACAATTTCAGCCCGGCCTCCATCTTCATGGGCGACACCGGCTCGATGATCGTGGGCTTCACCCTGGCCGTGCAGGCCATCTCCTTCGTGCACCTGGCCGGCACGCCCGGCATGACCGACCTCTTCGGCACGGCCGCTCCCCTCATTCCCGTGGCCATCCTCTCCCTGCCCCTTTACGACACCCTGCGCGTCATCCTCAAGCGATTCAGCCGCGGGGTTCCCTTTTTCAAGCCCGGCCAGGACCACGTGCACCACGAGCTGCTGCGCATGGGCTTCTCCCACAAGGAGAGTTCCCTCATTCTCTACGGCGGCTACGCGCTGTTGACCGCCGCCGCCCTGCTGGTTCTCGCCCTTCCCGTCAACCTCTTCCTGGGCGTACTGGTAGGCACCTGCCTGCTTGTCTATCCCACGGTGGGCGCCAAGCGCAGGGTCGTGGCCGCGCTGTTCAACGTGGACTGGACCGCCTTCCGCGCCTCCAAGATGGACCGCATGGACTGGGCCGAAAACGGACACAGCCCCGCCCGGAACGGCTCCTCCCACAGGATCTCCACGCATACCCAAAAGGAACACGCGCGGAAAGAGATGGAGGAGGAAGAGGTCTTCGCCGCCTGA
- a CDS encoding formyltransferase family protein has translation MINAVILTSSKRGTAAHHLPILARCEHCQISAVVYNRRERADKKKFYKRKLRKALRIGPLAALNGLRMRRWYKQDLQDYLEIRPLDELCREHNVPYFETPEINCEETEDCFRKSDAEVGLSLGNGYIRESVFSIPRYGMLNIHHELLPDFQGAQSVIWQLYHGSRTSGYTIHKINRNIDGGAILYREEVPIRFEESLAETVTHTQADLHGGLGGGAGGGAGPFRGALRAGPAAGGRHKLHHPHHPAVFAYVPKLS, from the coding sequence ATGATCAACGCCGTCATCCTGACCAGCTCCAAGCGCGGCACGGCCGCCCACCACCTGCCCATCCTGGCCCGCTGCGAACACTGCCAGATCTCCGCGGTGGTCTACAACCGCCGGGAGCGCGCCGACAAGAAAAAGTTCTACAAGCGCAAGCTCCGCAAGGCCCTGCGTATCGGTCCACTGGCCGCCCTCAACGGCCTGCGCATGCGCCGCTGGTACAAGCAGGACCTGCAGGACTACCTGGAGATCCGTCCCCTGGACGAACTCTGCCGGGAGCACAACGTACCCTACTTCGAGACCCCCGAAATCAACTGCGAAGAGACGGAAGACTGTTTCCGCAAGTCCGACGCCGAGGTGGGCCTCAGCCTGGGCAACGGCTACATTCGCGAGTCGGTCTTCTCCATCCCGCGCTACGGCATGCTCAACATCCACCACGAGCTGCTGCCTGATTTCCAGGGGGCGCAGAGCGTGATCTGGCAGCTCTACCACGGCTCGCGCACCAGCGGCTACACCATTCACAAAATAAACCGGAACATTGACGGCGGCGCCATCCTATACAGGGAGGAGGTGCCCATACGTTTCGAGGAGAGCCTGGCCGAAACGGTCACCCATACGCAGGCCGACCTGCATGGAGGCCTCGGCGGAGGGGCTGGTGGAGGTGCTGGGCCGTTTCGAGGAGCTTTACGGGCAGGCCCGGCCGCAGGAGGGAGGCACAAGCTACACCACCCCCACCATCCGGCAGTTTTTGCGTATGTACCAAAACTATCGTAA
- a CDS encoding glycosyltransferase encodes MSSIALVVPAYEEGGGVRTVTDFILDGLRDTAYVPTLYSLASSARSPVSRRILRPSTWTGYPRMDRWETPGGREITRVGSDLAEIEYLRFRPRDFFTRELNRHDLVQVVCGIPAWAWVCRDCRPPVLLQVATLTPVERASKKEGYRGLAGLWKRLMTGMVTGLDSRGLGVSDAILVENAWMQEWLEERGYGGKTHFAPPGVDTGVFHPPEEGEDNPLQRPYILSVGRFSDPRKDVETLFRAYALLMSRTEGPVPGLVLAGRSMPGEAVRKLARELGIWDRISLMQNLTRGELAELYRHADFFVLSSREEGLGMVIMEAMASGTAVLSTDSGGPRTLITPGESGLLTPVGDPGALAEGMRELIEDPARRKRMAGKGLQTVRERFTLRQAIDTYKTLYTRMLQ; translated from the coding sequence ATGAGCAGCATAGCCCTTGTGGTACCGGCTTACGAAGAGGGGGGCGGTGTTCGTACCGTGACCGACTTTATCCTGGACGGGCTCCGGGACACCGCCTATGTGCCCACCCTCTATTCCCTGGCTTCCAGCGCCCGTTCCCCGGTAAGCCGGCGCATCCTGCGCCCGTCGACGTGGACCGGCTATCCCCGCATGGACCGCTGGGAGACGCCCGGCGGACGCGAAATCACGCGGGTGGGCAGCGACTTGGCCGAAATCGAGTACCTGCGCTTTCGGCCCCGCGACTTCTTCACGCGCGAGCTGAACCGGCACGACCTGGTGCAGGTGGTCTGCGGCATTCCGGCCTGGGCCTGGGTCTGCCGCGACTGCAGGCCGCCCGTGCTGCTGCAGGTGGCCACCCTGACCCCCGTGGAACGGGCGTCCAAAAAGGAGGGCTACCGCGGACTTGCCGGACTCTGGAAGCGCCTGATGACCGGCATGGTCACCGGACTGGACAGCCGCGGTCTCGGGGTTTCGGACGCCATCCTGGTGGAGAACGCCTGGATGCAGGAGTGGCTGGAGGAGCGGGGCTACGGCGGGAAGACCCACTTTGCGCCGCCCGGGGTGGATACGGGGGTCTTTCATCCGCCGGAGGAGGGTGAGGATAATCCCCTTCAAAGACCCTATATTTTGAGTGTGGGACGATTTTCGGACCCCCGCAAGGATGTGGAGACCCTCTTTCGCGCCTACGCCCTGTTGATGAGCCGCACGGAGGGACCTGTACCCGGGCTGGTACTGGCGGGACGCAGCATGCCGGGGGAGGCGGTCCGCAAGCTGGCCCGGGAGCTGGGTATATGGGACCGTATCAGCCTCATGCAGAACCTGACGCGCGGGGAGCTGGCGGAGCTCTACCGTCATGCGGACTTCTTCGTGCTTTCGTCGCGGGAGGAGGGCCTGGGCATGGTCATCATGGAGGCCATGGCCAGCGGCACCGCCGTGCTGAGCACCGACAGCGGCGGCCCGCGCACCCTCATCACCCCCGGCGAGAGCGGGCTGCTGACGCCGGTGGGCGACCCCGGGGCGCTGGCCGAGGGCATGCGCGAGCTGATTGAAGATCCCGCGCGCCGCAAGCGGATGGCCGGGAAAGGCCTGCAGACGGTGCGTGAACGCTTCACCCTGCGTCAGGCCATCGACACCTACAAAACCCTTTACACGCGCATGCTGCAATGA
- a CDS encoding TylF/MycF/NovP-related O-methyltransferase — translation MTSSERIHALVTAIEYLVSNDIEGDIVECGVWRGGSMMAAALALRRLEVGGPRPAALRHLRGHVPAREVDADLAGRKASRLMKEADPETSHVWAVANMDLVKKNMASTGYPDRAHLLRAGQGRGYPAGQGAGTHRPPSA, via the coding sequence ATGACCAGTTCCGAGCGCATTCACGCTCTCGTTACCGCCATCGAATACCTCGTATCGAACGACATCGAAGGCGATATTGTGGAGTGCGGCGTCTGGCGCGGCGGCTCCATGATGGCAGCGGCCCTGGCGCTGCGGCGCCTGGAGGTCGGCGGACCGCGACCTGCTGCTCTACGACACCTTCGAGGGCATGTCCCCGCCCGGGAGGTGGACGCCGACCTGGCCGGGCGCAAGGCCTCCAGGCTGATGAAGGAGGCGGACCCGGAGACCTCCCACGTCTGGGCCGTGGCCAACATGGACCTGGTAAAGAAGAATATGGCCTCCACCGGCTACCCTGACAGAGCGCATCTCCTACGTGCAGGGCAAGGTAGAGGATACCCTGCCGGCCAAGGCGCCGGAACGCATCGCCCTCCTTCGGCTTGA
- a CDS encoding Gfo/Idh/MocA family oxidoreductase, whose translation MQKARELGIEAIDSSAQDPVDHLRECTGGAGADAVLLTASSSSDAVIKQAAQMSRKRGRIVLVGVVGLDLDRSDFYEKELSFQVSCSYGPGRYDEDYEQKGRDYPLPYVRWTEKRNFQAVLLALKSGQLRVDSLVTERLPLEDYLQIYGDMENSDSIASVLDYPEAPAPRGADEAERLRRSIAIPDSAYTGGEGPVAVVGAGNFTRSTVLPALKKAGLPVKYLVSSGGLSSTDLGKKYDVGRSTTDLEEVLEDPEVRGVLITTRHNLHAQMTVRALQAGKEVFVEKPLALSEEELDDVAEAAAASSRTVMVGFNRRFSPHTLKMKDLVGPRPGPMNVVATMNAGHVPPEAWLHDPEVGGGRIVGEACHLVDLITALTGSLVTRVSMQAMGERPDRNTDNATLQLKYANGSLGVVNYFANGNKSYSKERVELYYQGKNLVLDNFRKLYGYGFGSTFNFSNTLLSTRQDKGHERQFARLASAWREGGAPLIPFDELLNSSRATLAALRSLQEGGWVEVPGAGS comes from the coding sequence GTGCAGAAGGCGCGGGAGCTGGGCATCGAAGCCATCGACAGCAGCGCGCAGGACCCCGTGGACCATCTCAGGGAATGTACCGGCGGCGCCGGCGCGGACGCGGTGCTGCTGACCGCCTCCAGCTCCTCCGACGCGGTGATCAAACAGGCCGCGCAGATGAGCCGCAAGCGCGGCCGCATCGTGCTGGTGGGGGTGGTGGGACTGGACCTGGACCGTTCGGATTTCTACGAGAAGGAGCTCAGCTTCCAGGTCTCCTGCTCCTACGGGCCCGGCCGCTACGACGAGGATTACGAGCAGAAGGGGCGCGACTACCCGCTGCCCTACGTGCGGTGGACCGAAAAGCGCAACTTCCAGGCGGTGCTTCTGGCCCTCAAGAGCGGGCAGCTCAGGGTGGACTCCCTGGTGACCGAACGCCTGCCCCTGGAAGATTACCTGCAGATCTACGGGGATATGGAGAACTCCGATTCCATCGCCTCCGTGCTCGATTACCCCGAGGCGCCCGCCCCCCGCGGGGCGGATGAGGCGGAGCGGCTCAGGCGGAGCATTGCCATCCCCGACAGCGCCTACACCGGCGGGGAGGGACCCGTGGCCGTGGTCGGGGCGGGCAACTTCACCCGCTCCACCGTGCTGCCCGCCCTCAAAAAGGCGGGCCTGCCCGTGAAGTACCTGGTCAGCAGCGGGGGACTCTCCTCCACCGACCTGGGCAAGAAATACGACGTGGGCCGCAGCACGACGGACCTGGAGGAGGTGCTGGAGGACCCCGAGGTGCGGGGCGTGCTCATCACCACCCGCCACAACCTGCACGCCCAAATGACCGTCCGCGCCCTGCAGGCCGGCAAGGAGGTCTTCGTGGAGAAACCCCTGGCCCTCTCCGAGGAGGAACTGGACGACGTGGCTGAGGCCGCCGCCGCATCGAGCCGCACCGTGATGGTGGGCTTCAACCGCCGCTTCTCCCCCCACACCCTCAAGATGAAAGACCTGGTCGGCCCCCGGCCGGGTCCCATGAACGTGGTCGCCACCATGAACGCCGGGCACGTGCCGCCCGAGGCCTGGCTGCACGACCCCGAGGTGGGCGGGGGACGCATCGTCGGGGAGGCCTGCCACCTGGTGGACCTTATCACCGCCCTCACCGGCTCGCTGGTCACCCGCGTCAGCATGCAGGCCATGGGCGAGCGGCCGGACCGCAACACCGACAACGCCACCCTCCAGCTCAAATACGCCAACGGCTCGCTGGGGGTGGTCAACTACTTCGCCAACGGCAATAAGTCCTATTCCAAGGAGCGCGTGGAGCTCTACTACCAGGGCAAAAACCTGGTGCTGGACAACTTCCGCAAGCTCTACGGCTACGGCTTCGGGAGCACCTTCAACTTTTCCAACACCCTGCTCTCCACGCGCCAGGACAAGGGACACGAGCGGCAGTTCGCCCGGCTGGCCTCCGCCTGGCGGGAGGGGGGCGCCCCGCTGATCCCCTTCGACGAGCTGCTCAACAGCAGCCGCGCCACCCTGGCCGCCCTGCGCTCGCTGCAGGAGGGGGGATGGGTGGAGGTGCCGGGCGCTGGAAGCTGA
- a CDS encoding methyltransferase domain-containing protein — translation MASAKTLLNIGCGETWHPDWVNLDLAPRHPEVRRHDLREGLPFGEGTVDACYSSHVLEHLDEEEADFFIREQRRVLRPGGVLRVAVTRPGGDLPQLPALPGKVREGRKAPAFPTATPTWNSTTRWGASRSGGRLGELWSSGRAGAGPECVRSAAARGGGRPVPGGGAEGGGRRTVAAPRAPWSAAPKSGQGGRAAAGRPRGAGVLPRGALPALRGRYTGRCTTATDWDASWSGTAWRRSRAGRRRRAPFPVFPATGWTPQRAGPASRTPSIWRGAGARQ, via the coding sequence ATGGCATCTGCAAAGACACTGCTCAACATCGGCTGCGGCGAGACCTGGCACCCCGACTGGGTGAACCTGGACCTGGCGCCCCGCCACCCGGAGGTACGCCGCCACGACCTGCGGGAGGGGCTGCCCTTCGGGGAGGGGACGGTGGACGCCTGCTACTCCTCCCATGTGCTGGAGCACCTGGACGAAGAGGAGGCTGATTTTTTTATTCGCGAGCAGCGAAGGGTACTCAGGCCAGGGGGCGTCCTCCGGGTGGCGGTGACCCGACCTGGAGGAGATCTGCCGCAACTACCTGCACTACCTGGAAAGGTGCGCGAGGGGAGGAAGGCGCCCGCTTTCCCTACCGCTACTCCTACCTGGAACTCTACGACCAGGTGGGGCGCATCGCGCAGCGGGGGGAGGCTGGGCGAGCTCTGGTCATCCGGCCGAGCTGGCGCCGGACCAGAATGCGTTCGTTCTGCAGCGGCACGGGGAGGAGGCCGCCCGGTTCCTGGAGGGGGCGCAGAGGGAGGAGGACGCCGCACCGTGGCAGCACCGCGGGCGCCCTGGAGCGCTGCGCCGAAAAGCGGCCAAGGCGGCCGTGCGGCTGCTGGCCGGCCGCGAGGCGCTGGAGTCCTTCCGCGAGGGGCTCTTCCGGCGCTCCGGGGGAGGTACACCGGGAGATGTACGACAGCTACAGACTGGGACGCCTCCTGGAGCGGCACGGCCTGGAGGAGATCGCGCGCCGGGAGGCGGAGGAGAGCGCCATTCCCGGTTTTTCCCGCTACGGGCTGGACGCCGCAGAGGGCAGGCCCCGCAAGCCGGACTCCCTCTATATGGAGGGGCGCGGGCGCCCGCCAGTGA
- a CDS encoding glycosyltransferase family 4 protein — translation MSTQSGTADPMQKHAHRRREAGEEGRKAPSVLHLSESDTPGGAPRAGYRVHRAFVEEGMDSRMLVGEKHSGDPTVEEHRPGSAPARLADRLRGKANRWTARLSDPERWNVHYTGWLGRLDPGQVNRREVDMVHLQWFHGSFASVRALGALRKPVVWTLHDMWAFCGTEHYAPDGPGARWRVGYTPESRDDSEKGWDVKRWTWKRKQRHWRRPMHIVTPSRWLGACVRESALMGDWPVRVIPYALDLQTYRPHDQTEARRALGLPPDVPLVLFGAVGGGRNPRKGWDLLEPALAPLAASVPGVEGIVFGQEAPDERPDYGMPVHYMGYLDDHHTLARLYSAADLMAVPSRQDNLPQTGLEAQACGCPVVAFDTAGMPDVLEDGETGKLAEPFSSEDLARAMTWVLEDPQRLGRLREASRRRAEERWSPETVARQYRELYEEILQRQGKAGL, via the coding sequence ATGAGCACCCAATCCGGCACCGCGGATCCCATGCAAAAGCATGCGCACAGACGAAGAGAGGCCGGCGAGGAAGGACGTAAGGCCCCCTCCGTGCTGCACCTCTCCGAATCGGACACCCCGGGCGGGGCTCCGCGGGCGGGCTACCGGGTGCACCGCGCCTTCGTGGAGGAGGGGATGGACTCGCGCATGCTGGTGGGGGAGAAGCACTCCGGCGACCCGACGGTGGAGGAGCACCGGCCCGGTTCGGCGCCGGCCCGCCTGGCCGACCGCCTGCGCGGCAAGGCGAACCGGTGGACCGCCCGCCTGAGCGATCCCGAGCGCTGGAACGTGCACTACACCGGCTGGCTGGGCCGCCTGGATCCCGGGCAGGTCAACCGCAGGGAGGTCGATATGGTGCACCTGCAGTGGTTTCACGGCTCCTTCGCCTCCGTACGCGCCCTGGGCGCCCTCCGTAAGCCGGTGGTATGGACCCTGCACGACATGTGGGCCTTCTGCGGGACCGAGCACTACGCCCCTGACGGGCCCGGCGCGCGCTGGCGGGTGGGCTATACGCCGGAGAGCCGCGATGATTCTGAAAAAGGCTGGGATGTGAAGCGGTGGACCTGGAAGCGCAAGCAGCGCCACTGGCGCCGCCCCATGCACATCGTCACCCCCAGCCGCTGGCTGGGAGCATGCGTGCGCGAGAGCGCCCTGATGGGCGACTGGCCCGTCCGCGTCATTCCCTATGCCCTCGACCTGCAGACCTACCGGCCGCACGACCAAACCGAAGCGCGCCGCGCCCTCGGGCTGCCCCCGGATGTCCCCCTCGTGCTCTTCGGGGCGGTGGGCGGCGGCCGCAACCCCCGCAAGGGATGGGACCTGCTGGAGCCCGCCCTCGCCCCGCTGGCCGCGTCCGTGCCGGGCGTGGAGGGCATCGTCTTCGGGCAGGAGGCCCCGGACGAGCGCCCCGACTACGGCATGCCGGTGCATTACATGGGCTACCTGGACGACCACCATACCCTGGCCCGCCTCTACAGCGCGGCCGACCTGATGGCGGTGCCCTCGCGGCAGGACAACCTTCCGCAGACCGGCCTGGAGGCGCAGGCCTGCGGCTGTCCCGTCGTGGCCTTCGACACGGCTGGCATGCCCGACGTGTTGGAGGACGGGGAGACCGGCAAGTTGGCGGAACCCTTCAGCAGCGAGGACCTGGCCCGCGCCATGACCTGGGTGCTGGAGGACCCGCAGCGGCTGGGCCGCCTGCGCGAAGCCTCACGCCGGCGCGCCGAGGAGCGGTGGTCCCCCGAAACGGTGGCCCGGCAGTACCGGGAGCTCTACGAGGAGATCCTGCAACGGCAGGGAAAGGCCGGCCTATGA
- a CDS encoding TylF/MycF/NovP-related O-methyltransferase, translating into MQGKVEDTLPAKAPERIALLRLDTDWYDSTRHELETLYPRLVPGGVLIIDDYGHWQGAQKAVDEYLETHRLPLLLGRIDYTGRMAVKLTD; encoded by the coding sequence GTGCAGGGCAAGGTAGAGGATACCCTGCCGGCCAAGGCGCCGGAACGCATCGCCCTCCTTCGGCTTGACACCGACTGGTACGATTCCACCCGGCACGAGCTGGAGACGCTCTACCCGCGCCTGGTCCCCGGCGGGGTGCTGATCATCGACGACTACGGACACTGGCAGGGAGCCCAGAAGGCGGTGGACGAGTACCTGGAGACGCACCGGCTGCCCCTGCTGCTCGGCCGCATCGACTATACCGGGCGCATGGCGGTAAAGTTGACAGACTGA
- a CDS encoding capsule assembly Wzi family protein, producing MPYGENNAATWLGRGSNLEWQGGFYARYDHFTLNFRPQVAWQENRAFIVPRYVTRWRRTGRPPTGRSTAASSTAPTALDPNPFWTFDWGHTSLRADYGNLSAGFSTEPMWWGPAVRYPLVMSNNAPGFPRLHLGTRGPVGVPYIGTVEFTWTVGWPQDSKWFKYPNPYHRQQRLFNGFNLTWSPSFAPGLYLGWTRAYHQFVSEGSLFSNLFAIYDPTQKDVLVTRGG from the coding sequence GTGCCCTACGGCGAGAACAACGCCGCCACCTGGCTGGGCAGGGGCTCCAACCTGGAGTGGCAGGGGGGATTCTACGCCCGCTACGACCATTTCACCCTCAATTTCCGTCCCCAGGTGGCCTGGCAGGAGAACCGCGCCTTCATCGTGCCCCGCTACGTCACCAGGTGGAGGAGGACGGGGAGACCGCCTACGGGGCGCTCAACGGCGGCATCATCGACCGCCCCTACCGCTTTGGACCCGAATCCCTTCTGGACCTTCGACTGGGGACACACCTCCCTGCGGGCCGACTACGGCAATCTTTCGGCCGGTTTCAGCACCGAGCCGATGTGGTGGGGACCCGCGGTGCGCTACCCGCTGGTGATGAGCAACAACGCCCCGGGCTTTCCGCGTCTGCACCTGGGGACCAGGGGACCGGTGGGCGTGCCCTACATCGGTACAGTGGAGTTTACCTGGACCGTAGGATGGCCGCAGGATTCCAAATGGTTCAAATACCCGAACCCCTACCACCGCCAGCAGCGCCTCTTCAACGGCTTCAACCTCACCTGGTCGCCCTCCTTCGCGCCCGGCCTCTACCTGGGGTGGACCCGCGCCTACCACCAGTTCGTCAGCGAGGGCTCCCTCTTTTCCAACCTCTTCGCGATCTACGACCCCACCCAGAAAGACGTGCTGGTCACCCGTGGAGGGTGA